Proteins from one Longimicrobiaceae bacterium genomic window:
- a CDS encoding type IV pilus twitching motility protein PilT has protein sequence MSLNLRALLEEMIERGASDLHVTAGERPKLRIDGSITDSSGDYILTPKDTLQLTYSILTENQKKRFETEDELDFSFGIQNLARFRGNVFRQRGCVALAIRQIPFKILTFEDLKLPPVVQKLAERPRGLVLVTGPTGSGKSTTLAAMIDKINKERKGHILTIEDPIEFIHRHQGCMVNQREVGADTQSFSRALKYALRQDPDVILVGELRDLETIQAALTIAETGHLCLATLHTNSCAETINRVIDVFPAHQQPQVRAQLAFVLEGVLTQQLLPKARGRGRAMAAEIMVCTPAVRSCIRDDKVHQIYSTMQAGKKHGMQTLNDALYQLYMQREVALEECLKHSSDQTEFLRMVGEPVPA, from the coding sequence ATGAGCCTGAACCTCCGTGCCCTCCTGGAAGAGATGATCGAGCGGGGCGCCTCCGACCTGCACGTCACGGCAGGGGAGCGCCCCAAGCTCCGCATCGACGGTTCGATCACCGACAGCTCCGGGGACTACATCCTCACCCCCAAGGACACGCTGCAGCTCACCTACTCCATCCTCACCGAGAACCAGAAGAAGCGGTTCGAGACGGAGGACGAGCTGGACTTCTCCTTCGGGATCCAGAACCTGGCGCGCTTCCGCGGCAACGTGTTCCGGCAGCGCGGCTGCGTGGCGCTCGCGATCCGCCAGATCCCCTTCAAGATCCTCACCTTCGAGGACCTGAAGCTCCCGCCGGTGGTGCAGAAGCTGGCGGAGAGGCCCCGCGGGCTGGTGCTGGTGACGGGCCCCACGGGCTCGGGGAAGTCCACGACGCTGGCCGCGATGATCGACAAGATCAACAAGGAGCGGAAGGGGCACATCCTCACCATCGAGGACCCCATCGAGTTCATCCACCGCCACCAGGGCTGCATGGTGAACCAGCGGGAGGTGGGCGCGGACACGCAGAGCTTCTCGCGGGCGCTGAAGTACGCGCTACGGCAGGACCCGGACGTGATCCTGGTGGGCGAGCTCCGCGACCTGGAGACGATCCAGGCGGCGCTCACCATCGCCGAGACGGGCCACCTCTGCCTGGCGACGCTGCACACCAACTCGTGCGCGGAGACCATCAACCGCGTCATCGACGTCTTCCCCGCCCACCAGCAGCCGCAGGTGCGCGCGCAGCTCGCCTTCGTGCTGGAGGGGGTGCTCACGCAGCAGCTCCTTCCCAAGGCGCGCGGCCGGGGCCGGGCCATGGCCGCGGAGATCATGGTCTGCACGCCGGCGGTGCGCTCCTGCATCCGCGACGACAAGGTGCACCAGATCTACTCCACCATGCAGGCCGGGAAGAAGCACGGGATGCAGACGCTGAACGACGCGCTCTACCAGCTCTACATGCAGCGCGAGGTGGCGCTGGAGGAGTGCCTGAAGCACTCGTCGGACCAGACGGAGTTCCTGCGGATGGTCGGCGAGCCCGTACCGGCGTGA